In the Methanothermobacter marburgensis str. Marburg genome, CCTTTGTCACGATTCCTTCATCATCGACTTCCATGACAAGTTCTGCATGTCCTTCTTGTCGTGATGTCGGCGATATAACAATCCTTTCGCTCAAATGTATCACCTCTTGTTTTTAAAGTTCAAAAAACCTTCAATATTATAACTATTTTTAAATGTTATAAGTTTTTCAATTATAAAAAAAGTGAAAACTATTTATATTATGTTGTAAGTGAATTATTATTAGTAGAAAATCTACTTTATAATATTAATTTTTTATTCAGTAATACTGAATATTTATTTATATATGTACCCACATAGTCCATATGTGTTGTCAAACACGCAAGAAGGTGAGTTGATGATAAACTCAAAGATCCTAGCATCAGTGGCAATAGTCCTGATAATTGGAGCTGTTGCAGCAGGTTATCATGTGAGTCAGAATTCCGAAACACTGTGGAAGTTCACCAACCCCCAGGGGGGTCAGAGCCAGGGCCCACAGCAGGGTGAGTCAAGCGTCCACAGTGAATCCCCCTCAACCACATCATCTCAGGGTGGCAGTGGTTCAGGTTCAGGTGGGGCTTCAGATATGAATGTGAAGATCTCATCTTCAGAGGCAAAGAGCATCGCGCAGAAGTACATAAAACAGGAGGGTGCCACTGCAGGGACCCCAAGGCTTGTTACGTTAAACGGTAAAAGGGTTTACATTGTGCCCGTGGAGATTAACGGCCAGGCCGTTGGGGAGATCTACATTGACCCCATCACAGGCGAAAACCTTGGAGGGGCTGGTGGTGCTCCATGATGATCAAAACAGAAACCGAATGCTGTACAATTTATGCGGAGGATGTTGAGGATGCCGTTGTCCTTGAGGGCTCCCCTGGTGTGGGGCTCATAGGCAACATCCTCGGGTGGCTCCTTGTTGAGGACCTCAAAATGAAGGAGATAGGGTACATTGACTCCAAGTACTTCCCTCCACTTGCGGTTCTCTACAAGGGGGTCGCAATACATCCCTTCAGGATATATGAGGGGGAGGGGATAGTGCTCTTCCTCTCGGATTTCATCCTTCCACCTGCGGTGGTCTATGACATGACAAATGCAATTGTGGACTGGATGACCCGCAACAGCAGCAGGGAACTCATAACCTTCAACAGCATGGTTGTCCGTGAAAAGTCGCAGCCGGTTGCAGGTGCAGGTAACAGCCAGGAGGTCATCCAGAGACTCGCAGATCTCGGAATACCCATAGTCCCCTTCGGTAACCTCAACGGTATTTCAGGAACACTGCTTACAAGGTGCGCTGTTAAGGATATACCTGCCTCATGCCTCTTTGCAGAGATACTAAACCCCTACCCCGACCCCAGGGCCGCTGCAAGTGTTGTTGAGGTTCTAAATGAGATGCTGGGTACAAATGTTAACCCCGAGCCACTCCTACAGGAGGCCCAGGCCATAGAGTCACGCCTCAAGAAGCTCGCAGAGACCGTTCAGGGGGAGGCAGAAACACCCATCTACATGTAAAAGTTTATATATGAAGAGATCCAATATCTTTTTACTCTTTTGGTAGGGCCCGTAGCCTAGCCAGGATAGGGCGTCGGACTTCTAATCCGAAGGTCCCGGGTTCAAATCCCGGCGGGTCCGCTAAAAACAGGTGAGTACGGAGGGGCCCGTAGCCTAGCCAGGATAGGGCATCAGACTCCTAATCTGAAGGTCCCGGGTTCAAATCCCGGCGGGTCCGCTCACATTTTTCTATTCTGATTTTAAGGTTGACTTATAAAGGTATCTTTTAAATAAAAAGTCAATTTCCGTTGATTATAAATCTACCTGAAGTATGCGTCAAGTGTCTCGGCAGGGAACCTTATCTCACCGTATTTACCCCCGCCGCCGGGTATCACGGTGAGTGAGCCCTCTCGAAAGGCCTCAACTGCCACCGCAACACCGGCATCGATACTTCCAATATCCTCAATGGGGGCACTGAGAAGGACATCGATCTCTGTCCCGAACTCCCCCACAAGGCCCTCCCAGATGCCCTGCACGAACTTTGTTGTGACACCCTTACCATACTTCATCCCTATTATCTCTGCAAGGGGCATGATATGGACATACGGCGGCCTGTGGGGGGGATGGTGTGGCTCATCCCAGGTTGAAAGTTCATAGATCCTGTAGTCAACACCCTTCTTGATCCTGCCTCCGCAGGGGCATTTCATCTTCATCTGAAGTGCCTCTTCAGGGCTGTAAATCCTGTAGCACCTTGTACATGCGGTCATATGGTACTTTCCAAGGCGGGGGTCCAGGCCATAGTTTGCCCTGATCCTGCACTTCCTGATTGACCTTTTGAGGGATGTGAAGGATATGTCATCCATTTCAAGCTGGTTGAACTCCCTCCCAAGCCTGTGGGGCCACGGTGAGTGGGCATCTGAATTTGTGAGGAATGGTATATCTGCAAGTTCAGATATCTTATCGGCCATTTCAGTGTCCGCAGAGAGTCCCAGTTCAAGGAAATCCGGCCTTTTTCCGTAGCAGTCCATGTAGGTGTCATATGATTTGTACATGCTGGTCCATGGTGTGAAGGCATGTGCCGGACCCGCGATACCATCGTATTCATGTACCATTTCAAGTATCTGGGCCCCGTTCATCCGCACCCTGGGTCTTCCATCTGAGGTGGTGGTTGAGGGCATCCTCTCCCCCATTTCCTCTGCAGCCTCCAGGGATGGAAGTATTATGAGGTGGTGAATCCTCCTTGAGTCCTCAACCTCCGCGGTTATTATGAAGCTGCACTCATCCCGCACATACACACCATCCCCTGCGTATTCCGTGGATTCCTCAATGATTTTCCTCCACCCAGGGTGGAATGCGTCCCCTGTTCCCACGATATGGAGGCCCTTGAGTTTTGCCTGGGGCGCTATTGCTTCAATGACCATGTTGCGGGATGTTGCCCTTGAAAAACAGCTGTGTATATGTAGATCGGCATTTAAAATCATTTAATCAGCCAGAAAAAATAATTGAGAGTTAACCTATGTAACGGAGGTCCTCCTCGCCGGGTTTGAGATTCAGCCTGTCAATCATCTCCTGCTCCATCTGCTGGGCCCTGGAGATCATCTTCCGTGTCTCCTCTGCACGCTCCTCGAGTTTCTCAAGGTCAACCTGGAGCTTTGTCATCTCAAGGAGCACCTCCAGAAGCGCCCTTGCAGCCTCCGCATCTATGAAGTAGCCTGGTGTTTCACCCATGAGGCAAACTCCACGCATACCCCTCATCCTTCCCATTCCAAGGAGTAGTCCCGATGCACCTATTATACCCCCATCTGCAGAGCGAAGGATAACATCATGATCTTTAAGGCTCTCAGCAAGTTCCATGTCCGTGGCTGCACCGTAAACCCTTGCCTTTTCAACAGGCTGGCCGGTTGCAAGTCCTCCAAGGGTGTATATCCTCTCAACCCCGTAGCCCTCAACAAAGTCGAGTATCATGCCGCAGATCTCATACTGGCCCTCAGGTGAAAGACCCTGGGTGTTCCCAACAAGTATTATATAATCCCTTTTATCCTCACCTGCATCCCTGAGGTAGTAGAACTCGTTCTTCATTGGTTCAACTATGCCATTCTCATCTACCAGAACCTGTGGTGGGAATGATGGAGAGTAGAGTTCAGCGAACCTGACAGCCTGGAGTTCATCTATTATATGGTCAGCGGCGAGTTTCCCGACATGCCCTATCCCTGGAAGTGCCTCAATGAAAACCGGGCTGGAAAGTTCAACATCCTCCAGAATATTTATGGTTGTTTCCCTCATTTTATTCACCACTACTTCTCAAGTAAAACCTCTCTTTTGAGTCTTCTCCGGTATTCGCCATACCTGTCCTCAGGGGAAAATTTTGGGGGATAAACAACCCCTGTTGATCCACCGCAGCGGGGGCATACATCCCTAAGGGTGTACTCCATGCATGAACGGCATCTTCTCATCTTCATGTCAGTTCACGGAGGAATTCTCCCTCTCCACCCTCTTTTTCCACTATATCTATGCACCTCTGGGCCGCTTCCTTGAGCTGTTTCTCGGCCTTGAGGTAATCTGTTGATTTCACTATAAGCCTGTACCTGGGGGCCCCGACGGCCTGGACGGTTATGCCCTCATCCTGGGCGGATTTAAGGGCCTTCCTGATTATTTCAACACCGTTGGGTGCATATGACTTTATATCAACATATCCTGTGATCTGAACCTCGGGGGGTGTTATGTTACGTTTGGCAACCTCTGTTATGACAGCGGCCCAGTCCTCTGGGACGCCCTCCTCCAGAAGTGCATTTTCACCCTCCTCTGCAGCGGTTTCAAATGCGCCGTAGAGGTCGCCGAATATGTCCATGAGTTCGTATCCGACCTCCTCGTAGGCCGTGTCGAGGTCCTTTCCCAGGTCCTTTGCTGCCAGTTCAAGGAACTTTTCAGCCTTCTGCTCTATCTTCCAGGCCTGGATCTTCTTTGTACGCTGGTCCTCCCTTATCCTTTTCATGGAAACATCCACGTGCCCCTTCCTTGGGTTCACGCGGAGGACCCTGGCAACTATCTTCTGGTTCTCCCTTACGAAGTCCCTTATATTCTTAACCCATCCAGAGGATACCTCGGATATGTGAATGAAAGCCTCCTTCCCTGGATATTCCTCCAGGGTTGCGAAGGCGCCGTAGTTGAGGACCTTGTGAACGGTCCCAACCACCAGTTCACCCTCTTCAGGCCATTCATTTTTTCTTCTTACCATGAAAAACACCTAGATTAATCCAGGACCTCTAGAATCTGGGCTTTGATCTTTGATTTTCCTCCTGTTGGCTCAACAAGTGTTTTACCGCAGATTATGCACTGGACGTATGAGGCTGCCCT is a window encoding:
- a CDS encoding PepSY domain-containing protein; the encoded protein is MINSKILASVAIVLIIGAVAAGYHVSQNSETLWKFTNPQGGQSQGPQQGESSVHSESPSTTSSQGGSGSGSGGASDMNVKISSSEAKSIAQKYIKQEGATAGTPRLVTLNGKRVYIVPVEINGQAVGEIYIDPITGENLGGAGGAP
- a CDS encoding proteasome assembly chaperone family protein, with protein sequence MIKTETECCTIYAEDVEDAVVLEGSPGVGLIGNILGWLLVEDLKMKEIGYIDSKYFPPLAVLYKGVAIHPFRIYEGEGIVLFLSDFILPPAVVYDMTNAIVDWMTRNSSRELITFNSMVVREKSQPVAGAGNSQEVIQRLADLGIPIVPFGNLNGISGTLLTRCAVKDIPASCLFAEILNPYPDPRAAASVVEVLNEMLGTNVNPEPLLQEAQAIESRLKKLAETVQGEAETPIYM
- a CDS encoding TIGR00375 family protein produces the protein MILNADLHIHSCFSRATSRNMVIEAIAPQAKLKGLHIVGTGDAFHPGWRKIIEESTEYAGDGVYVRDECSFIITAEVEDSRRIHHLIILPSLEAAEEMGERMPSTTTSDGRPRVRMNGAQILEMVHEYDGIAGPAHAFTPWTSMYKSYDTYMDCYGKRPDFLELGLSADTEMADKISELADIPFLTNSDAHSPWPHRLGREFNQLEMDDISFTSLKRSIRKCRIRANYGLDPRLGKYHMTACTRCYRIYSPEEALQMKMKCPCGGRIKKGVDYRIYELSTWDEPHHPPHRPPYVHIMPLAEIIGMKYGKGVTTKFVQGIWEGLVGEFGTEIDVLLSAPIEDIGSIDAGVAVAVEAFREGSLTVIPGGGGKYGEIRFPAETLDAYFR
- a CDS encoding proteasome assembly chaperone family protein, encoding MRETTINILEDVELSSPVFIEALPGIGHVGKLAADHIIDELQAVRFAELYSPSFPPQVLVDENGIVEPMKNEFYYLRDAGEDKRDYIILVGNTQGLSPEGQYEICGMILDFVEGYGVERIYTLGGLATGQPVEKARVYGAATDMELAESLKDHDVILRSADGGIIGASGLLLGMGRMRGMRGVCLMGETPGYFIDAEAARALLEVLLEMTKLQVDLEKLEERAEETRKMISRAQQMEQEMIDRLNLKPGEEDLRYIG
- a CDS encoding RNA-protein complex protein Nop10 → MKMRRCRSCMEYTLRDVCPRCGGSTGVVYPPKFSPEDRYGEYRRRLKREVLLEK
- a CDS encoding translation initiation factor IF-2 subunit alpha, whose translation is MVRRKNEWPEEGELVVGTVHKVLNYGAFATLEEYPGKEAFIHISEVSSGWVKNIRDFVRENQKIVARVLRVNPRKGHVDVSMKRIREDQRTKKIQAWKIEQKAEKFLELAAKDLGKDLDTAYEEVGYELMDIFGDLYGAFETAAEEGENALLEEGVPEDWAAVITEVAKRNITPPEVQITGYVDIKSYAPNGVEIIRKALKSAQDEGITVQAVGAPRYRLIVKSTDYLKAEKQLKEAAQRCIDIVEKEGGEGEFLRELT
- a CDS encoding 30S ribosomal protein S27e, with the translated sequence MFYNTKGNFLRVKCMDCGNQQVVFDRAASYVQCIICGKTLVEPTGGKSKIKAQILEVLD